In the Topomyia yanbarensis strain Yona2022 chromosome 3, ASM3024719v1, whole genome shotgun sequence genome, one interval contains:
- the LOC131693664 gene encoding actin-binding LIM protein 2 isoform X3, translating to MGKTKIQCSKCQKKCSGEVLRVTDRYFHKTCFQCMKCNKSLATGGFFSKDGAYYCTLDYQKLYGTKCSACGLYVEGEVVSTMGNTYHQKCFTCSKCKQAFQSGSKVTNTGKEVLCESCVNGPTSATVTTAAPRSSSATTSPKRQIEQKQEQQTIKEIISSPSRSSTLLHHQEALRKQQNSKDLDPNECAGCTQQLKEGQALIALDRQWHIWCFKCNACGVTLNGEYMGKDGVPYCEKDFQKSFGVKCAYCKRYISGKVLQAGDNHHFHPTCARCTKCGDPFGDGEEMYLQGGAIWHPRCGPGPSSESGILNGVETNGFNTETEFDRTSTSAMSEIQFHRTTSPGLILREYNRQGYEDIARIYTYSYLTDEPHYLKKTIEPYDKAPVSPHFHRPHQYASGTRSTSGSRSHSRSRSAMKVLVDSIRSETPRPKSPGMNNEEPIELSHYPGGKKPLPGEKPKIERDDFPAPPYPYTDPERRRRYSDTYKHIESDDEVDHQQVKSKENKENQTERRLRKEEEELSKLKSSGMGKVILKDLQEHKKYETWKRENLDPRNASRTPSASKEPNYRLRYESPVGASPSRNLDHQRPYEEEYFDRSTSYRGSVGRAIGNAPSYNVVSSLRQVPKPGYGLAPRSQTFSSATSGSAHGVPDFSFGGLGDKTHSTEFSCGKSDISVDSITEGDRRALGADIPASSTYSGALSYHYPQQPIRRSLPNMAHSMLVHEPAKIYPYHLLLITNYRLPSDVDRCNLERHLSDVEFDVILQCTRPEFYRMPQWRRNEIKRRARLF from the exons GGAAAACTAAAATCCAGTGCAGCAAATGTCAGAAAAAATGCTCCGGCGAGGTGTTGCGTGTTACCGACCGATATTTCCACAAGACGTGCTTCCAGTGTATGAAATGTAACAAATCGCTGGCGACTGGCGGCTTTTTCTCGAAGGATGGCGCCTACTATTGTACCCTGGATTACCAGAAACTGTACGGTACGAAGTGTTCCGCCTGTGGTTTGTATGTGGAGGGTGAAGTGGTGTCCACCATGGGTAACACATACCATCAGAAGTGCTTCACGTGCAGCAAGTGCAAACAAGCGTTCCAATCTGGCAGCAAG GTCACCAACACCGGCAAAGAAGTACTTTGCGAGAGCTGTGTCAATGGGCCCACCTCGGCGACGGTAACAACGGCTGCTCCCCGCTCGTCCTCGGCCACGACCTCGCCAAAGAGACAGATTGAACAGAAGCAGGAACAGCAGACGATCAAAGAAATTATTTCCAGTCCGAGCAGATCCTCGACACTGTTGCACCACCAGGAGGCACTGCGGAAACAGCAAAATAGCAAGGATCTAGATCCGAATGAGTGCGCCGGATGTACCCAACAGCTGAAGGAAGGTCAGGCGTTGATTGCCCTGGATCGGCAGTGGCACATCTGGTGCTTCAA atgCAACGCCTGCGGCGTAACACTGAACGGCGAATACATGGGCAAGGATGGAGTGCCCTATTGTGAAAAAGATTTTCAAAAGTCATTCGGGGTCAAATGTGCCTACTGTAAGCGATACATTAGCGGAAAGGTGCTGCAGGCCGGCGATAATCATCATTTCCATCCAACGTGCGCACGATGCACAAAGTGCGGCGATCCGTTCGGGGACGGGGAAGAAATGTATTTGCAGGGCGGTGCAATATGGCACCCACGGTGCGGTCCCGGACCATCTTCTGAGTCCGGGATTCTGAACGGGGTCGAGACGAACGGGTTCAACACGGAGACCGAATTCGATCGGACCAGTACCAGTGCAATGAGTGAGATTCAG TTCCACCGCACCACAAGCCCCGGTTTAATTTTAAGAGAGTACAATCGTCAAGGTTACGAGGATATCGCTCGTATTTACACCTACAGCTACCTAACGGATGAACCTCACTATCTGAAGAAAACGATCGAGCCGTACGACAAGGCACCGGTGTCACCGCATTTCCATCGTCCGCATCAGTACGCTAGCGGAACGCGATCCACGTCCGGGTCTCGATCTCACTCGCGGAGTCGCAGTGCAATGAAAGTGCTGGTAGATAGCATCCGATCGGAAACGCCACGCCCCAAAAGCCCCGGCATGAATAACGAGGAACCGATCGAGCTAAGTCACTATCCGGGCGGGAAGAAGCCGCTGCCGGGCGAAAAACCAAAGATTGAGCGGGATGATTTTCCAGCGCCACCCTATCCATACACCGATCCGGAACGACGGCGACGTTATTCGGACACGTACAAACACATTGAATCCGATGACGAGGTGGATCATCAGCAGGTAAAGAGCAAAGAGAATAAGGAGAATCAGACTGAAAG ACGCCTTCGAAAGGAGGAGGAAGAGTTGAGTAAGCTGAAATCGTCCGGTATGGGAAAGGTTATCCTAAAGGACCTTCAGGAGCATAAAAAGTACGAAACCTGGAAACGGGAGAACCTCGATCCACGGAATGCGTCGCGCACCCCGTCGGCATCGAAGGAACCGAACTACCGACTGCGCTACGAATCCCCAGTCGGTGCTTCGCCGTCCCGAAATCTCGATCATCAACGACCGTACGAGGAGGAGTACTTTGATCGTTCTACAAGCTACCGCGGCTCCGTGGGTCGAGCAATCGGAAATGCTCCCAGTTATAATG TGGTGAGTTCCTTACGACAAGTACCTAAACCGGGTTACGGCTTGGCCCCTCGTTCGCAAACCTTCAGTTCTGCTACATCTGGCTCCGCTCACGGTGTTCCT GATTTCTCGTTCGGTGGACTCGGAGATAAGACCCACAGCACGGAGTTCAGCTGTGGCAAGAGCGACA TTTCAGTCGATTCAATAACGGAAGGTGACCGGCGTGCTCTCGGAGCGGACATTCCTGCCTCCAGTACCTATTCCGGTGCCCTGTCCTACCATTATCCGCAGCAGCCGATCCGGCGCAGCTTGCCCAATATGGCACACTCGATGCTGGTGCACGAGCCGGCAAAAATCTATCCCTATCATCTGCTGTTGATCACCAATTACCGTCTGCCGTCGGATGTGGATCGCTGCAACTTGGAG CGTCACCTTTCGGACGTAGAGTTCGATGTAATCCTTCAGTGCACCAGACCAGAATTTTATCGTATGCCCCAGTGGAGACGCAACGAAATTAAGAGACGAGCCCGTctattttaa
- the LOC131693664 gene encoding actin-binding LIM protein 2 isoform X4, whose translation MGKTKIQCSKCQKKCSGEVLRVTDRYFHKTCFQCMKCNKSLATGGFFSKDGAYYCTLDYQKLYGTKCSACGLYVEGEVVSTMGNTYHQKCFTCSKCKQAFQSGSKVTNTGKEVLCESCVNGPTSATVTTAAPRSSSATTSPKRQIEQKQEQQTIKEIISSPSRSSTLLHHQEALRKQQNSKDLDPNECAGCTQQLKEGQALIALDRQWHIWCFKCNACGVTLNGEYMGKDGVPYCEKDFQKSFGVKCAYCKRYISGKVLQAGDNHHFHPTCARCTKCGDPFGDGEEMYLQGGAIWHPRCGPGPSSESGILNGVETNGFNTETEFDRTSTSAMSEIQFHRTTSPGLILREYNRQGYEDIARIYTYSYLTDEPHYLKKTIEPYDKAPVSPHFHRPHQYASGTRSTSGSRSHSRSRSAMKVLVDSIRSETPRPKSPGMNNEEPIELSHYPGGKKPLPGEKPKIERDDFPAPPYPYTDPERRRRYSDTYKHIESDDEVDHQQVKSKENKENQTERRLRKEEEELSKLKSSGMGKVILKDLQEHKKYETWKRENLDPRNASRTPSASKEPNYRLRYESPVGASPSRNLDHQRPYEEEYFDRSTSYRGSVGRAIGNAPSYNAIHSYRSPPKPGYGFKTSTLPPSSLRNGYSSDFSFGGLGDKTHSTEFSCGKSDISVDSITEGDRRALGADIPASSTYSGALSYHYPQQPIRRSLPNMAHSMLVHEPAKIYPYHLLLITNYRLPSDVDRCNLERHLSDVEFDVILQCTRPEFYRMPQWRRNEIKRRARLF comes from the exons GGAAAACTAAAATCCAGTGCAGCAAATGTCAGAAAAAATGCTCCGGCGAGGTGTTGCGTGTTACCGACCGATATTTCCACAAGACGTGCTTCCAGTGTATGAAATGTAACAAATCGCTGGCGACTGGCGGCTTTTTCTCGAAGGATGGCGCCTACTATTGTACCCTGGATTACCAGAAACTGTACGGTACGAAGTGTTCCGCCTGTGGTTTGTATGTGGAGGGTGAAGTGGTGTCCACCATGGGTAACACATACCATCAGAAGTGCTTCACGTGCAGCAAGTGCAAACAAGCGTTCCAATCTGGCAGCAAG GTCACCAACACCGGCAAAGAAGTACTTTGCGAGAGCTGTGTCAATGGGCCCACCTCGGCGACGGTAACAACGGCTGCTCCCCGCTCGTCCTCGGCCACGACCTCGCCAAAGAGACAGATTGAACAGAAGCAGGAACAGCAGACGATCAAAGAAATTATTTCCAGTCCGAGCAGATCCTCGACACTGTTGCACCACCAGGAGGCACTGCGGAAACAGCAAAATAGCAAGGATCTAGATCCGAATGAGTGCGCCGGATGTACCCAACAGCTGAAGGAAGGTCAGGCGTTGATTGCCCTGGATCGGCAGTGGCACATCTGGTGCTTCAA atgCAACGCCTGCGGCGTAACACTGAACGGCGAATACATGGGCAAGGATGGAGTGCCCTATTGTGAAAAAGATTTTCAAAAGTCATTCGGGGTCAAATGTGCCTACTGTAAGCGATACATTAGCGGAAAGGTGCTGCAGGCCGGCGATAATCATCATTTCCATCCAACGTGCGCACGATGCACAAAGTGCGGCGATCCGTTCGGGGACGGGGAAGAAATGTATTTGCAGGGCGGTGCAATATGGCACCCACGGTGCGGTCCCGGACCATCTTCTGAGTCCGGGATTCTGAACGGGGTCGAGACGAACGGGTTCAACACGGAGACCGAATTCGATCGGACCAGTACCAGTGCAATGAGTGAGATTCAG TTCCACCGCACCACAAGCCCCGGTTTAATTTTAAGAGAGTACAATCGTCAAGGTTACGAGGATATCGCTCGTATTTACACCTACAGCTACCTAACGGATGAACCTCACTATCTGAAGAAAACGATCGAGCCGTACGACAAGGCACCGGTGTCACCGCATTTCCATCGTCCGCATCAGTACGCTAGCGGAACGCGATCCACGTCCGGGTCTCGATCTCACTCGCGGAGTCGCAGTGCAATGAAAGTGCTGGTAGATAGCATCCGATCGGAAACGCCACGCCCCAAAAGCCCCGGCATGAATAACGAGGAACCGATCGAGCTAAGTCACTATCCGGGCGGGAAGAAGCCGCTGCCGGGCGAAAAACCAAAGATTGAGCGGGATGATTTTCCAGCGCCACCCTATCCATACACCGATCCGGAACGACGGCGACGTTATTCGGACACGTACAAACACATTGAATCCGATGACGAGGTGGATCATCAGCAGGTAAAGAGCAAAGAGAATAAGGAGAATCAGACTGAAAG ACGCCTTCGAAAGGAGGAGGAAGAGTTGAGTAAGCTGAAATCGTCCGGTATGGGAAAGGTTATCCTAAAGGACCTTCAGGAGCATAAAAAGTACGAAACCTGGAAACGGGAGAACCTCGATCCACGGAATGCGTCGCGCACCCCGTCGGCATCGAAGGAACCGAACTACCGACTGCGCTACGAATCCCCAGTCGGTGCTTCGCCGTCCCGAAATCTCGATCATCAACGACCGTACGAGGAGGAGTACTTTGATCGTTCTACAAGCTACCGCGGCTCCGTGGGTCGAGCAATCGGAAATGCTCCCAGTTATAATG CCATCCACTCGTATAGGTCACCTCCGAAGCCGGGATACGGATTCAAAACATCGACGCTACCACCTTCGTCGCTGAGAAATGGTTACAGCTCT GATTTCTCGTTCGGTGGACTCGGAGATAAGACCCACAGCACGGAGTTCAGCTGTGGCAAGAGCGACA TTTCAGTCGATTCAATAACGGAAGGTGACCGGCGTGCTCTCGGAGCGGACATTCCTGCCTCCAGTACCTATTCCGGTGCCCTGTCCTACCATTATCCGCAGCAGCCGATCCGGCGCAGCTTGCCCAATATGGCACACTCGATGCTGGTGCACGAGCCGGCAAAAATCTATCCCTATCATCTGCTGTTGATCACCAATTACCGTCTGCCGTCGGATGTGGATCGCTGCAACTTGGAG CGTCACCTTTCGGACGTAGAGTTCGATGTAATCCTTCAGTGCACCAGACCAGAATTTTATCGTATGCCCCAGTGGAGACGCAACGAAATTAAGAGACGAGCCCGTctattttaa
- the LOC131693664 gene encoding actin-binding LIM protein 1 isoform X2 — protein sequence MGKTKIQCSKCQKKCSGEVLRVTDRYFHKTCFQCMKCNKSLATGGFFSKDGAYYCTLDYQKLYGTKCSACGLYVEGEVVSTMGNTYHQKCFTCSKCKQAFQSGSKVTNTGKEVLCESCVNGPTSATVTTAAPRSSSATTSPKRQIEQKQEQQTIKEIISSPSRSSTLLHHQEALRKQQNSKDLDPNECAGCTQQLKEGQALIALDRQWHIWCFKCNACGVTLNGEYMGKDGVPYCEKDFQKSFGVKCAYCKRYISGKVLQAGDNHHFHPTCARCTKCGDPFGDGEEMYLQGGAIWHPRCGPGPSSESGILNGVETNGFNTETEFDRTSTSAMSEIQFSLRSQTPSLSGSVYSPYTHRKFHRTTSPGLILREYNRQGYEDIARIYTYSYLTDEPHYLKKTIEPYDKAPVSPHFHRPHQYASGTRSTSGSRSHSRSRSAMKVLVDSIRSETPRPKSPGMNNEEPIELSHYPGGKKPLPGEKPKIERDDFPAPPYPYTDPERRRRYSDTYKHIESDDEVDHQQVKSKENKENQTERRLRKEEEELSKLKSSGMGKVILKDLQEHKKYETWKRENLDPRNASRTPSASKEPNYRLRYESPVGASPSRNLDHQRPYEEEYFDRSTSYRGSVGRAIGNAPSYNAIHSYRSPPKPGYGFKTSTLPPSSLRNGYSSDFSFGGLGDKTHSTEFSCGKSDISVDSITEGDRRALGADIPASSTYSGALSYHYPQQPIRRSLPNMAHSMLVHEPAKIYPYHLLLITNYRLPSDVDRCNLERHLSDVEFDVILQCTRPEFYRMPQWRRNEIKRRARLF from the exons GGAAAACTAAAATCCAGTGCAGCAAATGTCAGAAAAAATGCTCCGGCGAGGTGTTGCGTGTTACCGACCGATATTTCCACAAGACGTGCTTCCAGTGTATGAAATGTAACAAATCGCTGGCGACTGGCGGCTTTTTCTCGAAGGATGGCGCCTACTATTGTACCCTGGATTACCAGAAACTGTACGGTACGAAGTGTTCCGCCTGTGGTTTGTATGTGGAGGGTGAAGTGGTGTCCACCATGGGTAACACATACCATCAGAAGTGCTTCACGTGCAGCAAGTGCAAACAAGCGTTCCAATCTGGCAGCAAG GTCACCAACACCGGCAAAGAAGTACTTTGCGAGAGCTGTGTCAATGGGCCCACCTCGGCGACGGTAACAACGGCTGCTCCCCGCTCGTCCTCGGCCACGACCTCGCCAAAGAGACAGATTGAACAGAAGCAGGAACAGCAGACGATCAAAGAAATTATTTCCAGTCCGAGCAGATCCTCGACACTGTTGCACCACCAGGAGGCACTGCGGAAACAGCAAAATAGCAAGGATCTAGATCCGAATGAGTGCGCCGGATGTACCCAACAGCTGAAGGAAGGTCAGGCGTTGATTGCCCTGGATCGGCAGTGGCACATCTGGTGCTTCAA atgCAACGCCTGCGGCGTAACACTGAACGGCGAATACATGGGCAAGGATGGAGTGCCCTATTGTGAAAAAGATTTTCAAAAGTCATTCGGGGTCAAATGTGCCTACTGTAAGCGATACATTAGCGGAAAGGTGCTGCAGGCCGGCGATAATCATCATTTCCATCCAACGTGCGCACGATGCACAAAGTGCGGCGATCCGTTCGGGGACGGGGAAGAAATGTATTTGCAGGGCGGTGCAATATGGCACCCACGGTGCGGTCCCGGACCATCTTCTGAGTCCGGGATTCTGAACGGGGTCGAGACGAACGGGTTCAACACGGAGACCGAATTCGATCGGACCAGTACCAGTGCAATGAGTGAGATTCAG TTTTCGTTACGTTCACAAACACCAAGTTTGAGTGGTTCTGTTTATAGTCCTTACACGCATAGAAAG TTCCACCGCACCACAAGCCCCGGTTTAATTTTAAGAGAGTACAATCGTCAAGGTTACGAGGATATCGCTCGTATTTACACCTACAGCTACCTAACGGATGAACCTCACTATCTGAAGAAAACGATCGAGCCGTACGACAAGGCACCGGTGTCACCGCATTTCCATCGTCCGCATCAGTACGCTAGCGGAACGCGATCCACGTCCGGGTCTCGATCTCACTCGCGGAGTCGCAGTGCAATGAAAGTGCTGGTAGATAGCATCCGATCGGAAACGCCACGCCCCAAAAGCCCCGGCATGAATAACGAGGAACCGATCGAGCTAAGTCACTATCCGGGCGGGAAGAAGCCGCTGCCGGGCGAAAAACCAAAGATTGAGCGGGATGATTTTCCAGCGCCACCCTATCCATACACCGATCCGGAACGACGGCGACGTTATTCGGACACGTACAAACACATTGAATCCGATGACGAGGTGGATCATCAGCAGGTAAAGAGCAAAGAGAATAAGGAGAATCAGACTGAAAG ACGCCTTCGAAAGGAGGAGGAAGAGTTGAGTAAGCTGAAATCGTCCGGTATGGGAAAGGTTATCCTAAAGGACCTTCAGGAGCATAAAAAGTACGAAACCTGGAAACGGGAGAACCTCGATCCACGGAATGCGTCGCGCACCCCGTCGGCATCGAAGGAACCGAACTACCGACTGCGCTACGAATCCCCAGTCGGTGCTTCGCCGTCCCGAAATCTCGATCATCAACGACCGTACGAGGAGGAGTACTTTGATCGTTCTACAAGCTACCGCGGCTCCGTGGGTCGAGCAATCGGAAATGCTCCCAGTTATAATG CCATCCACTCGTATAGGTCACCTCCGAAGCCGGGATACGGATTCAAAACATCGACGCTACCACCTTCGTCGCTGAGAAATGGTTACAGCTCT GATTTCTCGTTCGGTGGACTCGGAGATAAGACCCACAGCACGGAGTTCAGCTGTGGCAAGAGCGACA TTTCAGTCGATTCAATAACGGAAGGTGACCGGCGTGCTCTCGGAGCGGACATTCCTGCCTCCAGTACCTATTCCGGTGCCCTGTCCTACCATTATCCGCAGCAGCCGATCCGGCGCAGCTTGCCCAATATGGCACACTCGATGCTGGTGCACGAGCCGGCAAAAATCTATCCCTATCATCTGCTGTTGATCACCAATTACCGTCTGCCGTCGGATGTGGATCGCTGCAACTTGGAG CGTCACCTTTCGGACGTAGAGTTCGATGTAATCCTTCAGTGCACCAGACCAGAATTTTATCGTATGCCCCAGTGGAGACGCAACGAAATTAAGAGACGAGCCCGTctattttaa
- the LOC131693664 gene encoding actin-binding LIM protein 3 isoform X1: MGKTKIQCSKCQKKCSGEVLRVTDRYFHKTCFQCMKCNKSLATGGFFSKDGAYYCTLDYQKLYGTKCSACGLYVEGEVVSTMGNTYHQKCFTCSKCKQAFQSGSKVTNTGKEVLCESCVNGPTSATVTTAAPRSSSATTSPKRQIEQKQEQQTIKEIISSPSRSSTLLHHQEALRKQQNSKDLDPNECAGCTQQLKEGQALIALDRQWHIWCFKCNACGVTLNGEYMGKDGVPYCEKDFQKSFGVKCAYCKRYISGKVLQAGDNHHFHPTCARCTKCGDPFGDGEEMYLQGGAIWHPRCGPGPSSESGILNGVETNGFNTETEFDRTSTSAMSEIQFSLRSQTPSLSGSVYSPYTHRKFHRTTSPGLILREYNRQGYEDIARIYTYSYLTDEPHYLKKTIEPYDKAPVSPHFHRPHQYASGTRSTSGSRSHSRSRSAMKVLVDSIRSETPRPKSPGMNNEEPIELSHYPGGKKPLPGEKPKIERDDFPAPPYPYTDPERRRRYSDTYKHIESDDEVDHQQVKSKENKENQTERRLRKEEEELSKLKSSGMGKVILKDLQEHKKYETWKRENLDPRNASRTPSASKEPNYRLRYESPVGASPSRNLDHQRPYEEEYFDRSTSYRGSVGRAIGNAPSYNVVSSLRQVPKPGYGLAPRSQTFSSATSGSAHGVPDFSFGGLGDKTHSTEFSCGKSDISVDSITEGDRRALGADIPASSTYSGALSYHYPQQPIRRSLPNMAHSMLVHEPAKIYPYHLLLITNYRLPSDVDRCNLERHLSDVEFDVILQCTRPEFYRMPQWRRNEIKRRARLF; the protein is encoded by the exons GGAAAACTAAAATCCAGTGCAGCAAATGTCAGAAAAAATGCTCCGGCGAGGTGTTGCGTGTTACCGACCGATATTTCCACAAGACGTGCTTCCAGTGTATGAAATGTAACAAATCGCTGGCGACTGGCGGCTTTTTCTCGAAGGATGGCGCCTACTATTGTACCCTGGATTACCAGAAACTGTACGGTACGAAGTGTTCCGCCTGTGGTTTGTATGTGGAGGGTGAAGTGGTGTCCACCATGGGTAACACATACCATCAGAAGTGCTTCACGTGCAGCAAGTGCAAACAAGCGTTCCAATCTGGCAGCAAG GTCACCAACACCGGCAAAGAAGTACTTTGCGAGAGCTGTGTCAATGGGCCCACCTCGGCGACGGTAACAACGGCTGCTCCCCGCTCGTCCTCGGCCACGACCTCGCCAAAGAGACAGATTGAACAGAAGCAGGAACAGCAGACGATCAAAGAAATTATTTCCAGTCCGAGCAGATCCTCGACACTGTTGCACCACCAGGAGGCACTGCGGAAACAGCAAAATAGCAAGGATCTAGATCCGAATGAGTGCGCCGGATGTACCCAACAGCTGAAGGAAGGTCAGGCGTTGATTGCCCTGGATCGGCAGTGGCACATCTGGTGCTTCAA atgCAACGCCTGCGGCGTAACACTGAACGGCGAATACATGGGCAAGGATGGAGTGCCCTATTGTGAAAAAGATTTTCAAAAGTCATTCGGGGTCAAATGTGCCTACTGTAAGCGATACATTAGCGGAAAGGTGCTGCAGGCCGGCGATAATCATCATTTCCATCCAACGTGCGCACGATGCACAAAGTGCGGCGATCCGTTCGGGGACGGGGAAGAAATGTATTTGCAGGGCGGTGCAATATGGCACCCACGGTGCGGTCCCGGACCATCTTCTGAGTCCGGGATTCTGAACGGGGTCGAGACGAACGGGTTCAACACGGAGACCGAATTCGATCGGACCAGTACCAGTGCAATGAGTGAGATTCAG TTTTCGTTACGTTCACAAACACCAAGTTTGAGTGGTTCTGTTTATAGTCCTTACACGCATAGAAAG TTCCACCGCACCACAAGCCCCGGTTTAATTTTAAGAGAGTACAATCGTCAAGGTTACGAGGATATCGCTCGTATTTACACCTACAGCTACCTAACGGATGAACCTCACTATCTGAAGAAAACGATCGAGCCGTACGACAAGGCACCGGTGTCACCGCATTTCCATCGTCCGCATCAGTACGCTAGCGGAACGCGATCCACGTCCGGGTCTCGATCTCACTCGCGGAGTCGCAGTGCAATGAAAGTGCTGGTAGATAGCATCCGATCGGAAACGCCACGCCCCAAAAGCCCCGGCATGAATAACGAGGAACCGATCGAGCTAAGTCACTATCCGGGCGGGAAGAAGCCGCTGCCGGGCGAAAAACCAAAGATTGAGCGGGATGATTTTCCAGCGCCACCCTATCCATACACCGATCCGGAACGACGGCGACGTTATTCGGACACGTACAAACACATTGAATCCGATGACGAGGTGGATCATCAGCAGGTAAAGAGCAAAGAGAATAAGGAGAATCAGACTGAAAG ACGCCTTCGAAAGGAGGAGGAAGAGTTGAGTAAGCTGAAATCGTCCGGTATGGGAAAGGTTATCCTAAAGGACCTTCAGGAGCATAAAAAGTACGAAACCTGGAAACGGGAGAACCTCGATCCACGGAATGCGTCGCGCACCCCGTCGGCATCGAAGGAACCGAACTACCGACTGCGCTACGAATCCCCAGTCGGTGCTTCGCCGTCCCGAAATCTCGATCATCAACGACCGTACGAGGAGGAGTACTTTGATCGTTCTACAAGCTACCGCGGCTCCGTGGGTCGAGCAATCGGAAATGCTCCCAGTTATAATG TGGTGAGTTCCTTACGACAAGTACCTAAACCGGGTTACGGCTTGGCCCCTCGTTCGCAAACCTTCAGTTCTGCTACATCTGGCTCCGCTCACGGTGTTCCT GATTTCTCGTTCGGTGGACTCGGAGATAAGACCCACAGCACGGAGTTCAGCTGTGGCAAGAGCGACA TTTCAGTCGATTCAATAACGGAAGGTGACCGGCGTGCTCTCGGAGCGGACATTCCTGCCTCCAGTACCTATTCCGGTGCCCTGTCCTACCATTATCCGCAGCAGCCGATCCGGCGCAGCTTGCCCAATATGGCACACTCGATGCTGGTGCACGAGCCGGCAAAAATCTATCCCTATCATCTGCTGTTGATCACCAATTACCGTCTGCCGTCGGATGTGGATCGCTGCAACTTGGAG CGTCACCTTTCGGACGTAGAGTTCGATGTAATCCTTCAGTGCACCAGACCAGAATTTTATCGTATGCCCCAGTGGAGACGCAACGAAATTAAGAGACGAGCCCGTctattttaa